A single genomic interval of Parvularcula marina harbors:
- a CDS encoding HIT family protein has translation MSLDEKYDSGNVFAKIISGDIPAAKIFEDDDVLAFMDAFPQSRGHALIISKTSQAVNLLDVEEDVLSKLIKTTQAVARAVTKALSPDGFRIVQYNGAPGGQSVFHLHFHVIPVYEGTPLGAHGGGMADMADLQVLAGDIRNAL, from the coding sequence ATGAGCCTCGACGAAAAATACGATTCCGGTAACGTCTTTGCCAAGATCATCAGCGGCGATATCCCTGCCGCCAAAATCTTTGAAGATGACGATGTCCTCGCCTTCATGGACGCCTTCCCGCAATCGCGCGGCCATGCGCTCATCATCTCGAAAACATCGCAAGCCGTGAACCTGCTCGACGTCGAAGAGGATGTCCTCAGCAAGCTGATCAAAACGACGCAGGCCGTTGCAAGAGCTGTAACCAAGGCCTTGTCACCGGACGGATTCCGCATCGTTCAGTACAACGGTGCGCCCGGTGGGCAGTCCGTCTTTCACCTGCATTTCCATGTCATCCCTGTTTATGAAGGCACGCCGCTAGGCGCGCATGGCGGCGGCATGGCCGACATGGCCGACCTTCAAGTCCTCGCCGGAGATATCCGTAATGCCCTCTGA
- the hemB gene encoding porphobilinogen synthase yields MIDNSFPGRFPATRLRRLRGQSWIRDLAAEAELAPRHLIQAVILREDDALAGPIPAMEGIKRASVNDAVEMAQNAWKNGIKALALFPHTGKEARDPEGTAALDPDNLMCRAARAIKEAVPQIGLIGDVALDPYTDHGHDGLLRDGEIVNDGTVAVLTEQAVVLASAGYDVLAPSDMMDGRIGAIRKKLDHEGFTDRMILSYAVKYASKFYGPYRDAIGSRGVLQGDKRTYQMDPRNSAEGNREVTLDLAEGADMVMVKPGMPYLDMIARTKAAFNVPVAAFQVSGEYAMLRCAAAEGAFDFEDAALEALICFRRAGTDMIISYYATDAAGWLNQKSRFP; encoded by the coding sequence ATGATTGATAACTCCTTTCCCGGCCGCTTCCCCGCAACCCGGCTTCGGCGCTTAAGAGGCCAGAGCTGGATCCGCGATCTTGCCGCAGAGGCAGAGCTGGCGCCGCGTCACCTGATCCAGGCGGTGATCCTGCGCGAGGATGATGCCCTCGCCGGCCCCATCCCGGCGATGGAGGGTATCAAAAGAGCCAGCGTTAATGACGCCGTCGAGATGGCGCAAAATGCGTGGAAAAATGGAATCAAAGCGCTCGCGCTCTTTCCACACACCGGCAAGGAAGCACGCGATCCAGAGGGGACGGCGGCGCTCGACCCCGATAATCTGATGTGCCGTGCAGCCCGCGCCATCAAGGAAGCTGTCCCCCAGATCGGCCTGATCGGCGATGTCGCGCTCGATCCCTATACCGATCATGGTCATGACGGGCTCCTTCGTGATGGCGAGATCGTCAATGACGGCACGGTTGCGGTCCTGACCGAGCAGGCGGTGGTGCTGGCGTCAGCCGGATATGATGTCCTCGCCCCTTCCGACATGATGGATGGCCGGATTGGCGCCATTCGAAAAAAGCTCGACCATGAAGGCTTCACGGATCGGATGATCCTTTCCTACGCCGTCAAATATGCCTCGAAATTCTATGGCCCTTATCGCGACGCCATCGGCTCACGCGGTGTGCTGCAGGGCGACAAGCGGACCTATCAGATGGACCCGCGCAACAGCGCCGAGGGCAATCGCGAGGTGACGCTCGATCTCGCCGAGGGCGCCGACATGGTGATGGTCAAACCGGGGATGCCCTATCTCGACATGATTGCGCGGACCAAGGCGGCCTTCAACGTGCCGGTCGCGGCGTTTCAGGTCTCAGGCGAATATGCGATGCTGCGCTGCGCTGCCGCCGAAGGGGCGTTCGACTTCGAGGATGCCGCCCTTGAGGCCCTGATCTGCTTCCGGCGGGCGGGCACCGACATGATCATCAGCTATTACGCGACAGATGCCGCAGGCTGGCTCAATCAGAAATCAAGGTTCCCGTGA
- a CDS encoding SDR family NAD(P)-dependent oxidoreductase, producing the protein MPSETSPVILVTGASRGIGRAVTKEIARRGMHTIALARTQGALEALDDEISADGGAVTLITADLTDREMMARLPEALTARFGRLDGFVANAGLLGDLTPVSDIQLKDWDRTMDVNVTANVQLLSLLDPLLRAAPAPRVVGITTGRVRKLAPFWATYSATKAAFENLLLTYAQENEETPLRVNLVNPGPIRTGMREKAMPGEDPETLPHPDELAPLIADLLSPEETRNGATVDFREWRTA; encoded by the coding sequence ATGCCCTCTGAGACTTCCCCCGTCATCCTCGTCACCGGCGCCTCTCGCGGCATTGGCCGCGCCGTCACCAAAGAGATCGCGCGGCGCGGCATGCACACGATTGCCCTTGCTCGTACGCAAGGCGCGCTTGAGGCGCTTGATGACGAGATCAGCGCCGATGGCGGCGCGGTCACGCTGATCACCGCTGATCTGACCGATCGCGAGATGATGGCGCGCCTGCCCGAGGCGCTGACCGCGCGATTTGGACGGCTGGACGGATTTGTGGCCAATGCAGGGCTCTTGGGGGATTTGACCCCTGTCTCCGATATTCAGCTTAAAGACTGGGACCGCACGATGGACGTCAATGTGACGGCCAATGTGCAGCTCCTCTCGCTGCTCGATCCGCTACTGCGTGCTGCACCCGCCCCAAGGGTTGTTGGCATCACGACAGGACGGGTACGGAAGCTTGCGCCCTTCTGGGCCACTTATTCGGCGACCAAGGCTGCATTTGAGAACCTTCTCCTGACCTACGCGCAGGAGAATGAAGAGACGCCGCTCCGGGTCAATCTCGTCAATCCGGGGCCGATCCGCACCGGGATGCGCGAGAAAGCCATGCCGGGCGAAGACCCCGAAACCCTACCGCACCCGGATGAACTGGCGCCGCTGATCGCAGACCTTCTCTCACCGGAGGAAACCCGTAATGGCGCGACCGTCGATTTCAGGGAGTGGCGTACAGCCTAA
- a CDS encoding polyhydroxyalkanoic acid system family protein, with the protein MACPVTVTIEHDHGIEGAKARIEERFGDLEQSIAGGMGVKFERAWEGDRLNFTAKGMGQRITGELDVFPNHVRIVVVLPALLAGMAEALQGKMEKHGRAMLEDKRTPAE; encoded by the coding sequence ATGGCCTGTCCCGTCACCGTCACTATTGAGCATGATCACGGGATCGAAGGCGCCAAGGCGCGCATCGAGGAGCGTTTTGGCGATCTCGAACAGTCGATCGCGGGCGGCATGGGCGTCAAATTCGAGCGGGCCTGGGAAGGCGACCGGCTGAACTTCACCGCCAAGGGGATGGGCCAGCGGATCACGGGCGAACTTGATGTCTTCCCCAATCATGTCCGGATCGTCGTCGTCCTGCCGGCCTTGCTCGCCGGGATGGCCGAAGCTCTTCAGGGAAAGATGGAAAAACACGGACGGGCGATGCTGGAAGATAAGCGGACGCCCGCCGAATAA
- a CDS encoding VOC family protein: MSGSRIIPGMRYRDPQKMIDWLGEAFGFNLHASYDGPDGAPVHVQMTLGDGMIMFGPALDDDYGQLVKPAVLGQPVNQSAYVVVEDIDAHYAKAKEGGAEILRELADTEYGSREYLARDPEGHLWSFGTFDPWVPQEQ; this comes from the coding sequence ATGAGTGGCTCCAGAATCATTCCCGGAATGCGTTATCGTGATCCGCAGAAGATGATTGACTGGCTGGGGGAGGCGTTCGGCTTCAATCTACACGCGTCTTATGATGGTCCTGACGGCGCCCCGGTCCACGTGCAGATGACTCTTGGTGACGGGATGATCATGTTCGGACCTGCGCTTGATGATGATTACGGTCAGTTGGTGAAACCCGCGGTCTTGGGACAGCCCGTCAACCAGAGCGCTTATGTCGTCGTCGAAGACATCGATGCGCATTACGCGAAGGCCAAAGAGGGCGGGGCGGAGATTCTGCGCGAACTCGCCGATACGGAATATGGCAGCCGCGAATATCTGGCCCGCGACCCCGAAGGGCATTTGTGGTCCTTCGGCACTTTTGATCCCTGGGTGCCGCAGGAGCAGTAG
- a CDS encoding DUF1579 domain-containing protein, with amino-acid sequence MRLTVTFAALSALLAAPAMAQPLGTGSLAEKMSVFDWMHGEWRGEATVYSPQGVQTLTHTERVGPMLKGDVLAVEGLAYEEDGSIGFNAFGIISYDPRADAYEIRAYTGGNAGTYPIIVTETGYEWTIPIGPEMRVDYVAVIDGDSWTETGTFVRGEQSFPTVSFTVTRIGETDWPAAGQVTAE; translated from the coding sequence ATGCGCCTCACCGTCACTTTTGCCGCCCTCTCCGCCCTTCTTGCTGCCCCCGCCATGGCCCAGCCGCTCGGAACCGGCAGCCTTGCAGAGAAGATGTCGGTCTTTGATTGGATGCATGGCGAATGGCGCGGCGAGGCGACGGTCTACTCCCCTCAAGGCGTGCAGACCCTCACCCATACCGAGCGGGTCGGCCCGATGCTCAAGGGCGATGTGCTTGCCGTTGAGGGACTTGCCTATGAGGAAGACGGCTCGATCGGCTTCAACGCCTTCGGGATCATCAGCTATGACCCGCGCGCCGATGCTTACGAGATCCGTGCCTATACCGGCGGGAATGCTGGCACCTATCCGATCATCGTGACCGAGACCGGCTATGAATGGACGATCCCGATCGGCCCAGAGATGCGCGTCGATTATGTCGCGGTGATCGACGGGGATAGCTGGACCGAGACCGGCACTTTCGTGCGCGGTGAGCAGAGCTTTCCGACGGTCAGCTTCACGGTGACCCGGATCGGAGAGACCGACTGGCCTGCGGCGGGGCAGGTGACAGCCGAATAG
- a CDS encoding DUF6197 family protein: MSVSLMAGCALLCAGVVAGHVQPAESDVRPEAGLQDLQILDMADGILLNESHWLPSGDRDCELDAPSHNLFCALAYANAYTLGEYQHRAAAMQAVRFAIEEQVDTSGYQHRLMDYNNADGRQFSEIKDVIRMARYDITEQLLENGILTKAQAEFILNTHDPAASAD, from the coding sequence ATGTCAGTCAGCCTGATGGCAGGATGCGCGCTCTTATGCGCTGGCGTTGTGGCCGGACATGTTCAGCCAGCGGAGAGTGATGTCCGACCGGAAGCCGGCCTTCAGGATCTGCAGATCCTGGATATGGCGGACGGTATTCTTCTCAATGAGAGCCACTGGTTGCCGTCTGGCGACAGAGACTGCGAGCTTGATGCGCCGAGCCACAATCTCTTCTGCGCGCTCGCTTATGCGAATGCCTATACGCTCGGGGAGTATCAGCATCGCGCGGCGGCCATGCAGGCCGTCAGATTTGCGATTGAGGAGCAGGTCGATACCAGTGGCTATCAGCATCGCCTGATGGATTATAACAATGCTGACGGCCGTCAGTTCTCGGAGATTAAAGACGTCATCCGCATGGCGAGATACGACATTACCGAACAGCTCCTTGAGAACGGGATACTAACCAAGGCGCAAGCCGAGTTCATTCTCAACACGCACGACCCGGCAGCCTCTGCCGATTAG
- the trxB gene encoding thioredoxin-disulfide reductase has protein sequence MSDTLHTKLLIIGSGPAGYTAAIYAARAMLEPVIVHGLQPGGQLTITTDVENYPGFADVIQGPWLMEQMKAQAEHVGTKMISDIITEVDFETRPFKAVGDSGTVYTADAVVIATGAQAKWIGLPSEQKFQGFGVSACATCDGFFYRNKVVAVIGGGNTAVEEALFLTNFASKVILIHRREELRAERILQNRLLNHEKVEVMWNRQLDEVMGSEDPLGVEKIRLASTVGEEPVEIDVHGLFVAIGHAPATEIFRGKVEMKDNGYILTAPDSTATNIPGVYAAGDVTDETYRQAVTAAGMGCMAALEAEKFLAGMEVAEAAE, from the coding sequence ATGTCCGACACGCTCCACACCAAGCTCCTCATCATCGGTTCCGGCCCGGCGGGCTACACCGCAGCCATCTATGCCGCCCGCGCCATGCTGGAGCCGGTCATTGTGCATGGCCTGCAACCCGGCGGTCAGCTGACCATCACCACCGATGTCGAGAACTATCCGGGCTTTGCCGATGTCATTCAGGGCCCGTGGCTGATGGAGCAGATGAAGGCACAGGCCGAACATGTCGGCACAAAGATGATCTCCGACATCATCACCGAAGTCGATTTCGAGACTCGTCCCTTCAAGGCGGTCGGCGATTCAGGCACCGTCTACACCGCCGATGCGGTCGTGATCGCAACCGGCGCGCAGGCCAAATGGATCGGGCTGCCCTCCGAGCAGAAATTCCAGGGCTTTGGCGTGTCGGCCTGTGCGACCTGTGACGGGTTTTTCTACCGCAACAAGGTCGTGGCCGTGATCGGCGGCGGCAATACGGCCGTTGAGGAAGCCCTGTTCCTCACCAATTTTGCCTCGAAAGTGATCCTGATCCACCGCCGCGAAGAGCTGCGGGCGGAGCGTATCCTGCAGAACCGCCTCCTCAATCACGAGAAGGTCGAAGTCATGTGGAACCGCCAGCTAGACGAAGTGATGGGCTCGGAAGACCCGCTGGGGGTCGAGAAGATCCGGCTTGCCTCGACCGTCGGCGAAGAGCCGGTCGAAATCGACGTGCACGGCCTTTTTGTTGCCATTGGCCACGCGCCCGCGACCGAGATCTTCCGCGGCAAGGTCGAGATGAAGGATAATGGCTATATCCTCACCGCGCCCGATTCGACGGCCACGAACATTCCCGGCGTCTATGCGGCGGGGGATGTGACCGACGAGACCTATCGTCAGGCCGTGACAGCGGCGGGCATGGGCTGCATGGCCGCGCTCGAAGCCGAGAAATTCCTTGCCGGGATGGAAGTCGCCGAAGCTGCAGAATAG
- the ldtR gene encoding transcriptional regulator LdtR, whose protein sequence is MQTGLAIKTEDPIDSVSDITEPYLRLLTLIERLHRQLLEVIKDELEREGQNDVNAVQALLIYNIGDSELTAGELRTRGHYLGSNVSYNLKKLVEAGYIRHKRSDADRRSVRVSLTDEGRELRDLISALFERHLVSVEKVGDVHVDMVDKTNLTLDRLERFWIDQVRYRL, encoded by the coding sequence ATGCAAACTGGCCTTGCAATTAAAACGGAAGATCCGATCGATAGTGTATCGGATATTACCGAACCATATTTACGACTGCTTACCCTTATCGAGCGTCTGCACCGTCAACTGCTTGAAGTTATCAAGGATGAACTCGAACGCGAGGGGCAGAACGACGTCAATGCTGTCCAGGCGCTGCTCATCTACAATATCGGCGATTCGGAACTGACCGCGGGCGAGCTTCGCACGCGCGGCCATTATCTGGGATCGAACGTCTCCTACAATCTCAAGAAGCTCGTTGAGGCCGGCTACATCCGCCACAAGCGCTCCGATGCTGACCGCCGGTCGGTGCGGGTGTCGCTGACCGATGAAGGCCGTGAGCTTCGTGATCTGATTTCTGCCCTGTTCGAACGCCACCTCGTGTCGGTCGAGAAAGTGGGCGATGTCCATGTCGACATGGTCGACAAGACCAATCTGACCCTTGATCGGCTGGAGCGGTTCTGGATTGACCAGGTTCGGTATCGCCTCTGA
- a CDS encoding type II toxin-antitoxin system RatA family toxin, with the protein MGSHQETTIVPFTPQQMFDLVADVEDYPRFIPWIEALRVRNRDVEDGTGSLTADMVVKYKMFRESFRSEVTLDREAGTINVAYVKGPLKSLINEWRFEPHVEGCRIDFCIEFEFRNILMQTLATQLIDKAFMRLSGAFIDEAHRRFTPVIIEKRQETS; encoded by the coding sequence ATGGGTTCGCATCAAGAAACCACGATTGTCCCGTTCACGCCGCAGCAGATGTTCGATCTGGTCGCCGATGTGGAGGACTATCCGCGCTTCATCCCCTGGATCGAGGCGCTGCGCGTCCGCAATCGCGATGTTGAGGATGGCACGGGCTCGCTGACCGCCGACATGGTCGTCAAATACAAGATGTTCCGCGAGAGCTTCCGCTCAGAGGTGACGCTCGACCGCGAGGCGGGCACGATCAATGTCGCTTATGTCAAAGGTCCCCTCAAATCGCTGATTAATGAGTGGCGTTTCGAGCCTCATGTGGAGGGCTGCCGGATCGATTTCTGTATCGAGTTCGAGTTCAGAAACATCCTCATGCAGACCCTCGCAACGCAGCTTATCGACAAAGCTTTCATGCGGCTTTCCGGGGCTTTCATTGACGAAGCGCATCGCCGCTTCACCCCGGTGATTATCGAAAAACGACAAGAAACTTCTTGA
- a CDS encoding serine hydrolase domain-containing protein: MKFLKVTLVGLAAILLMALWVGFAGFVCLFGWWMKPVAPEGDADGFLAVASQMIDEESKGNAALILIEDGETAGSVFADEARDIDDMTVFPTASFSKWMAAMAIMTLVEDGLVDLDAPVSDYLTRWTLPEGEFDNDQVTVRRLLSHTSGLTDGLGFGEYTAEETIPRLEESLAHPRASRGEDVRIAVGQEPGVFAYSGGGYLILELLIEEVTGEAYADYIAQRFFVPLGMEVSTYDFLGDVPHASANYDAEGNELPHVQFASAAATGLSSSARDLSHLVKGTMRERRGFPLSPDALEEMRKPEAFVLGAPIWGLGTILYAPTRNGEDFVFGHDGANDPATNVTIRINPETRDAIIVLVTGHPRLASEIGGEWVLWQTGVPDVLSTDKALRSAVVPALAGAGIILLLVIFGARALFFRRS; encoded by the coding sequence GTGAAATTTCTCAAAGTTACGCTTGTCGGATTGGCCGCCATTCTTCTGATGGCCTTGTGGGTTGGCTTTGCCGGATTCGTCTGTCTTTTCGGATGGTGGATGAAACCTGTTGCGCCGGAAGGGGATGCGGATGGCTTCCTCGCTGTCGCGTCCCAGATGATCGACGAAGAGAGCAAAGGAAATGCCGCTCTCATCCTGATCGAGGATGGCGAGACCGCAGGTTCGGTCTTTGCTGATGAGGCTCGCGATATCGACGACATGACGGTTTTCCCGACTGCCTCTTTCTCCAAATGGATGGCCGCCATGGCGATCATGACGCTGGTTGAGGATGGTCTCGTCGATCTTGATGCGCCGGTTTCCGATTACCTGACCCGTTGGACACTGCCGGAAGGCGAGTTTGACAACGATCAGGTAACGGTCCGCCGTCTTCTCAGCCACACTTCCGGGCTGACCGATGGTCTCGGCTTTGGTGAGTATACGGCAGAAGAGACGATCCCGCGGCTTGAGGAAAGCTTGGCGCATCCTCGTGCTTCCAGAGGGGAAGATGTCCGCATCGCCGTCGGTCAGGAACCGGGCGTCTTTGCCTATTCCGGCGGCGGCTATCTCATCCTCGAGCTTCTGATCGAAGAAGTGACAGGCGAAGCGTATGCGGATTATATCGCCCAGCGTTTCTTCGTGCCGCTTGGCATGGAAGTCTCGACCTATGATTTCCTCGGTGATGTACCTCATGCTTCAGCGAATTATGATGCCGAAGGAAATGAGCTGCCGCATGTGCAGTTTGCATCTGCTGCGGCAACGGGGCTGTCGAGTTCGGCGAGGGATCTCTCGCATCTTGTCAAAGGGACGATGAGAGAACGCCGCGGTTTCCCTCTATCGCCAGATGCGCTCGAAGAGATGCGTAAGCCTGAGGCCTTCGTGCTGGGCGCGCCGATCTGGGGGCTCGGGACGATCCTTTATGCACCGACCCGCAATGGCGAGGATTTCGTCTTTGGTCATGACGGCGCGAATGATCCGGCAACGAATGTGACGATCCGCATCAATCCCGAAACCCGCGACGCTATCATTGTGCTGGTCACCGGTCATCCGCGTTTGGCGAGCGAAATCGGAGGAGAGTGGGTGCTGTGGCAGACAGGAGTGCCAGATGTTCTCTCTACGGATAAAGCGCTGAGGAGCGCGGTCGTCCCGGCGCTAGCAGGGGCGGGGATCATCCTGCTTCTCGTCATCTTTGGGGCGCGGGCGCTGTTCTTCCGCCGCTCATAA
- the surE gene encoding 5'/3'-nucleotidase SurE, with protein sequence MRILCSNDDGIHSGGLAALEEIARQLTDDVWTVAPEVDQSGMSRSITLTRPLRVRKVAPQRYAVDGTPTDCVQLGVSQLLDKKPDLVLSGVNNGQNVADDVTFSGTVAVALQGMNLGIPSVALSQTRSDRTAVKWRTAQEHAPGILRKLLEAGWPRDVIININFPDREPDDIEGIEVVSQGRRENIELYAEERTDLRQRRYYWFGFAGKPEMPPEGSDLRAIADGKIAITPLHIDLTHADSMDVLKGKFEG encoded by the coding sequence ATGCGTATTCTCTGTTCCAATGATGACGGCATTCACTCAGGGGGGCTCGCAGCCCTTGAGGAAATTGCCCGTCAGTTGACGGATGATGTCTGGACTGTGGCGCCGGAAGTTGACCAGTCCGGCATGTCCCGCTCGATCACGCTGACCCGGCCCTTGCGCGTGCGCAAAGTCGCGCCGCAGCGTTATGCCGTGGACGGCACACCAACCGACTGCGTGCAGCTTGGGGTCAGCCAGCTTCTCGATAAAAAGCCGGACCTTGTGCTTTCAGGCGTCAATAACGGCCAGAATGTTGCCGATGATGTGACCTTTTCCGGCACGGTCGCGGTCGCGCTGCAGGGCATGAACCTTGGCATTCCGTCGGTCGCGCTCAGCCAGACGCGCTCTGACCGCACGGCTGTCAAATGGCGCACCGCGCAAGAACATGCGCCGGGCATCCTGCGTAAACTGCTTGAGGCTGGCTGGCCGCGCGATGTCATCATCAATATCAATTTCCCCGACCGTGAGCCCGATGACATTGAGGGTATCGAGGTCGTCAGCCAGGGCCGCCGCGAGAATATCGAGCTCTATGCGGAGGAACGTACCGATCTGCGCCAGCGCCGCTATTACTGGTTCGGTTTTGCCGGCAAGCCCGAGATGCCGCCTGAAGGCTCAGATCTGCGCGCGATTGCTGATGGCAAGATCGCCATCACGCCGCTGCATATCGACCTGACCCATGCGGACAGTATGGATGTGCTGAAGGGGAAGTTCGAGGGGTAA
- a CDS encoding GNAT family N-acetyltransferase: protein MPDGHQETLTLTNLPSMAGVAKEEWDRLALGGERPYYPFASWDFLDALEVSGSVRPETGWGPHHLLLRRGEHISGVMPLYLKAHSRGEFVFDHAWADAYERAGGRYYPKLLGAIPFTPATGLRLFGETAEDEAALLAGARQITSELGVSSLHINFLTEEEKALAEAAGYLVRTGTQYRFCDEGFGNWAGFLAALSSRKRKALRKEREGIAKARIEIDWVTGSDITEAHLDLFWRFYQDTGARKWGAPYLTRNFFSVITERMADSILFVMARRGEQTIAGAMNFIGGDTLFGRYWGCTEYIPFLHFEVCYYQAIDYALQHGLSYVDAGAQGEHKIARGYQPVTTYSVHHLPNPSFHDAVARYLEAEREEVDEAIHYLQDFTPFRKDGA from the coding sequence ATGCCCGACGGACATCAAGAGACGCTGACCCTCACCAACCTGCCCTCCATGGCAGGGGTGGCAAAGGAAGAGTGGGACCGCCTCGCCCTCGGAGGAGAGCGTCCATACTACCCTTTTGCGAGCTGGGATTTCCTTGATGCGCTGGAGGTCTCGGGCTCCGTCCGGCCTGAGACCGGCTGGGGGCCGCATCACCTCCTCCTTCGCCGGGGCGAGCACATCTCCGGCGTGATGCCGCTTTATCTCAAAGCCCATAGCCGGGGAGAGTTCGTCTTCGACCATGCCTGGGCCGATGCCTATGAGCGGGCGGGCGGGCGTTACTATCCCAAGCTCCTCGGCGCGATCCCTTTCACCCCTGCGACGGGGCTGCGCCTGTTCGGGGAGACTGCCGAGGACGAGGCCGCGCTCTTGGCAGGCGCAAGGCAGATCACCAGCGAGCTGGGTGTCTCTTCCCTCCATATCAATTTCCTGACGGAGGAAGAAAAGGCACTCGCCGAAGCGGCTGGCTATCTCGTCCGTACAGGGACGCAATACAGGTTCTGCGATGAAGGGTTTGGCAACTGGGCGGGCTTTCTGGCCGCCCTCTCCTCCCGCAAACGAAAAGCCCTGCGAAAGGAGCGCGAAGGCATCGCCAAAGCCAGGATTGAGATCGACTGGGTCACCGGCAGCGATATCACCGAGGCCCATCTCGATCTTTTCTGGCGGTTCTATCAGGATACAGGCGCGCGCAAATGGGGCGCGCCCTACCTCACCCGCAATTTCTTTTCCGTCATCACCGAACGGATGGCGGACAGCATTCTCTTCGTCATGGCCCGGCGCGGCGAGCAGACGATTGCCGGGGCGATGAATTTCATCGGCGGGGATACGCTGTTCGGGCGGTATTGGGGCTGTACGGAGTATATCCCCTTTCTGCATTTCGAGGTCTGTTATTACCAGGCCATCGACTACGCGCTTCAACATGGCCTTTCATATGTCGATGCCGGGGCACAGGGAGAGCATAAGATCGCCCGCGGCTATCAGCCGGTGACGACATATTCGGTGCATCATCTGCCCAATCCCAGCTTTCACGACGCCGTCGCCCGCTATCTCGAGGCAGAGCGGGAAGAGGTGGACGAAGCGATCCATTACCTTCAGGACTTCACGCCCTTCAGAAAGGATGGCGCGTGA
- the serS gene encoding serine--tRNA ligase has protein sequence MHDIRAIKDAPEKFDAAMAKRGAEIRAAELIALDEKRVANTKAMNDAQAAQKAASKKIGAAKASGDEVAAQAVMAEVASLKEEVQRLEQLDRELTDGLRTALLPIPNLLAEDVPEGADEDDNVEVRTWGTPTEIAAPKDHVELGENLGLMDFETAAKISGSRFVILKGDLAKLERAIAQFMLDLHTGEFGYSEYSPPILVNAHAMEGTGQLPKFEDDAFRTGDHFLTPTAEVSLTNTVREAILSEEELPLRMTAYTQCFRAEAGSAGRDTRGMIRMHQFGKVELVSVTTPEASWDEHERMTSCAEEVLKRLELPYRMVNLCAGDIGFGALKTYDIEVWLPAQNTYREISSCSNTGDFQARRMNARFRRGEKGKPEFVHTLNGSGLAVGRTMVAILENYQNEDGSITVPDVLKGFMGKDRIERAS, from the coding sequence ATGCATGATATCCGCGCCATCAAGGACGCTCCTGAAAAATTCGACGCCGCCATGGCAAAGCGCGGGGCGGAGATCCGCGCCGCTGAGCTGATCGCGCTCGACGAGAAGCGCGTCGCCAACACGAAAGCCATGAATGATGCGCAGGCCGCGCAAAAGGCCGCCTCTAAAAAGATTGGCGCGGCGAAAGCCTCCGGCGATGAGGTCGCAGCGCAGGCGGTGATGGCGGAGGTTGCCTCGCTGAAGGAAGAGGTCCAGCGGCTCGAACAACTCGACCGTGAGCTGACGGATGGGTTGCGCACAGCGCTCCTGCCGATCCCGAACCTGCTCGCCGAAGACGTGCCCGAAGGCGCGGATGAGGACGACAATGTCGAGGTCCGCACATGGGGCACGCCGACGGAGATCGCGGCACCGAAGGACCATGTCGAGCTGGGTGAAAATCTCGGCCTGATGGATTTCGAAACGGCGGCGAAGATTTCGGGCTCGCGTTTTGTGATCCTCAAGGGGGATCTGGCAAAACTCGAACGCGCCATCGCCCAGTTCATGCTTGATCTGCATACGGGCGAGTTCGGGTATAGCGAGTATAGCCCGCCCATCCTTGTGAATGCCCATGCGATGGAAGGGACGGGGCAACTCCCGAAATTCGAAGATGATGCCTTCCGCACGGGCGATCATTTCCTCACCCCGACGGCTGAGGTCTCGCTGACCAATACAGTCCGCGAGGCGATCCTCTCCGAGGAAGAGCTGCCCCTGCGCATGACCGCCTATACGCAATGCTTCCGTGCCGAAGCGGGCTCGGCAGGCCGGGACACGCGCGGTATGATCCGTATGCACCAGTTCGGCAAGGTCGAGCTGGTCTCGGTGACGACACCTGAGGCAAGCTGGGATGAGCATGAGCGCATGACGTCTTGCGCGGAAGAAGTCCTCAAACGCCTTGAGCTGCCTTACCGCATGGTCAATCTCTGCGCGGGCGATATCGGATTCGGGGCGCTCAAAACCTATGACATCGAGGTCTGGCTGCCGGCGCAGAACACCTATCGCGAGATTTCGTCCTGTTCGAACACAGGCGACTTTCAGGCGCGGCGTATGAATGCGCGCTTCCGTCGGGGCGAGAAGGGCAAGCCGGAATTTGTTCATACGCTGAACGGTTCGGGCCTCGCGGTCGGCCGGACGATGGTCGCAATCCTTGAGAATTACCAGAATGAGGACGGCTCGATCACCGTCCCCGACGTGCTAAAAGGGTTCATGGGCAAGGACCGGATAGAGAGGGCATCATGA